One Phycisphaera mikurensis NBRC 102666 DNA window includes the following coding sequences:
- a CDS encoding ABC transporter permease, with amino-acid sequence MSQAAASTASAARTAGGFAAGVSDRLNPIVVKELRQAVKSWFIVGLLLLLLSVLTLIQVIWVMSSTDLGSTSSDGGRDLFLVFQGTLLAIALLGLPVYTGVRLAAERASATSDLLYVTTIRPWSIVWGKLAAGVVVTLLVFAACAPFMIVTYLMRGIDPPTILFVLGLDFLLVLSGLVLAIFLGALPVGIGMKVFLGLIGVAVLLWTFGLTTGAVTSSLVFLGVGADFSDPEFLAGLGATLLLWGAGLLLLLLLVVAMIAPAAADRARPLRVFVTGMWVAGGLAAIGASAWYDEAAPIAIWLIGSFLVLMPALLIASSERDTFGPRQRRVIPEHPSLRLVQGLFSSGAAAGLLWATLLPILTVVLTFLLVPIFDGRGHDADELRYVILGTSVCGLFVLGYTLLATFLRQLFLKSPAKQLATGGIAAVLIAAAMLVPPLVAFALDPRGWDRSEADWLFLNPFGVFFRGGGDSVQGYDLLLLVISSGLVLAGLLLNARWFWKQWKRYAPLRPEESMALASDGVFVAP; translated from the coding sequence ATGAGCCAAGCCGCCGCGAGCACCGCCAGCGCCGCCCGCACCGCCGGAGGCTTCGCCGCCGGGGTCTCGGACCGGCTGAACCCGATCGTGGTGAAGGAGCTTCGCCAGGCGGTGAAGAGCTGGTTCATCGTCGGGCTGCTGTTGCTGCTGCTCTCGGTGCTCACGCTCATCCAGGTGATCTGGGTGATGAGCAGCACCGACCTGGGCTCGACCTCCAGCGACGGCGGCCGCGACCTGTTCCTCGTGTTCCAGGGGACGCTGCTGGCGATCGCGCTCCTGGGCCTGCCGGTCTACACGGGCGTCCGCCTCGCAGCGGAGCGGGCCTCGGCGACGAGTGACCTGCTGTACGTGACCACGATCCGCCCGTGGTCGATCGTGTGGGGCAAGCTGGCGGCGGGCGTGGTGGTGACGCTGCTGGTGTTCGCGGCGTGCGCGCCCTTCATGATCGTCACGTACCTGATGCGGGGCATCGACCCGCCGACGATCCTCTTCGTGCTGGGGCTGGACTTCCTGCTCGTGCTCTCGGGGCTGGTGCTGGCGATCTTCCTGGGAGCGCTGCCGGTGGGGATCGGGATGAAGGTGTTCCTGGGGCTGATCGGGGTGGCGGTGCTGCTCTGGACCTTCGGCCTCACGACCGGGGCGGTGACCTCGTCGCTGGTGTTCTTGGGCGTCGGGGCGGACTTCAGCGACCCCGAGTTCCTCGCCGGTCTGGGCGCGACGCTGCTGCTCTGGGGGGCCGGGCTGCTGCTGCTCCTGCTGCTGGTGGTGGCGATGATTGCGCCCGCGGCGGCGGACCGGGCGCGGCCGCTGCGGGTGTTCGTGACGGGGATGTGGGTCGCGGGTGGGCTGGCCGCCATCGGAGCCTCCGCGTGGTACGACGAAGCAGCGCCCATCGCGATCTGGCTCATTGGGTCGTTTCTCGTGCTGATGCCGGCGCTTCTCATCGCTTCGAGCGAACGAGACACCTTCGGTCCGCGGCAACGACGCGTGATCCCGGAGCATCCATCGCTGCGACTCGTTCAAGGGCTCTTCTCCAGCGGTGCAGCGGCGGGGCTCCTCTGGGCGACGTTGCTGCCGATCCTCACGGTCGTGCTCACGTTCCTCCTTGTACCGATCTTCGATGGGCGTGGCCACGACGCCGACGAGCTTCGCTACGTCATCCTGGGGACGAGCGTCTGCGGCCTCTTCGTCCTCGGCTACACGCTGCTCGCCACCTTCCTCCGCCAGCTGTTCCTCAAGTCGCCCGCGAAGCAGCTGGCCACCGGCGGCATCGCCGCGGTGCTGATCGCGGCGGCGATGCTGGTGCCGCCGCTGGTCGCGTTCGCGCTGGACCCGCGGGGCTGGGACCGCAGCGAGGCGGATTGGCTGTTCCTGAATCCCTTCGGCGTGTTCTTCCGCGGCGGCGGCGACAGCGTCCAGGGCTACGACCTGCTGCTGCTGGTCATCTCCAGCGGCCTCGTGCTCGCCGGGCTGTTGCTGAACGCCCGCTGGTTCTGGAAGCAGTGGAAGCGGTATGCGCCGCTGCGCCCCGAGGAGTCGA